One Bdellovibrio bacteriovorus str. Tiberius DNA segment encodes these proteins:
- a CDS encoding outer membrane beta-barrel protein, translated as MRFLIATLLISSLVSPAWALKAVVVKGDRALIDMEGEDLQVGDKLGARNAEGKARALLEVKQIKNGKAVAAVLKGQMTADLSVAKIGGGKAASTAKAAAPEKAGKSKSSWGVTAGYAMNNMTVKPSSSSSVALSGSSINASAFYQMPLDGNISARILGGYETLSAKGSSSTVSCSGSDCTVDISYLGVEALVRYSYLRSAKFDAWVGGGLGFLFAIGKSSNVLDTSKISTNQTIVGSLGLDYHLDRKSFIPVQLDYAMFPDNNTSSANQIIIRAGWGWQF; from the coding sequence ATGAGATTTTTGATTGCAACACTATTGATATCATCTTTGGTTTCACCAGCTTGGGCACTTAAGGCCGTTGTGGTTAAAGGCGATCGCGCCTTGATCGACATGGAAGGTGAAGACCTTCAGGTGGGCGACAAGCTCGGAGCCCGCAATGCCGAGGGCAAAGCCCGCGCCCTGCTTGAAGTAAAGCAAATCAAAAATGGAAAGGCCGTAGCCGCCGTCCTTAAAGGACAGATGACTGCGGATCTTAGCGTTGCAAAGATCGGCGGAGGCAAAGCGGCCTCCACCGCCAAAGCTGCGGCACCGGAAAAAGCCGGCAAAAGCAAATCATCCTGGGGTGTGACAGCAGGTTACGCCATGAACAACATGACAGTGAAACCAAGCTCCAGCTCTTCCGTGGCGTTGAGTGGCAGCAGCATCAATGCTTCTGCCTTTTATCAGATGCCGCTGGACGGAAACATCAGCGCACGCATTCTGGGCGGCTATGAAACCCTGAGCGCCAAAGGCAGCTCTTCGACAGTCAGCTGTTCTGGTTCTGACTGTACCGTGGACATCAGCTATCTGGGCGTTGAAGCCCTGGTTCGCTATTCTTATCTTCGCAGTGCCAAGTTTGATGCCTGGGTGGGCGGCGGTCTGGGCTTCCTGTTTGCGATTGGCAAATCCAGTAACGTTCTGGACACCAGCAAAATCAGCACGAACCAAACGATCGTGGGTTCTTTGGGCCTGGATTATCATCTGGACCGCAAGAGCTTCATCCCAGTGCAATTGGATTATGCCATGTTCCCGGATAACAACACGTCTTCGGCAAATCAAATCATCATCCGGGCTGGATGGGGTTGGCAGTTCTAA
- a CDS encoding BNR-4 repeat-containing protein, which translates to MKKVVFFLLIAFIAVSAYYKDKEGQADFASTSRTFTPIKLPALPKSGLNNFNTAAEAYNFQESQHERNVFHWTPGFPVYIPTFDSQNRPYLRQHERSQTTALTSGFVRYDGGGWTELSLGSDFLKDLFPKSNIEELTRANRQDLLWDPKMAVFDRDDIMYTPLRIKDGLDKSYVVAYSKDYGRSWKALNLLTETALPEWYDLERPTSVDALPGPPAFLYYQATGKAPGYERGFEYWQGTVGKLTFQMTHFEKDELVRDLPVVLSENAQPIGYRSGSGVKILRSKDKYFITWLEATLDHKMEKNERGRVTNSKPDKAGNPYSAIWIAEVDVKTRNFKKTEILKTWPLNDSHNQPAIVRSQDGTLHVIGGAHGAHFTYTRSLKPDSIDSWSPAEFVNTTDSGYSANFNIPGVQGGSQTYASLVIDSQNRLHLAYRLWAHDKSVFDFEYFGALAYQSAEPDSSEKKWKWSEPKILVYPNAQEYTHYYQVLTIDRKGSLYLEYSQMRPYAPYYFKSPSGEAINTSPMLNSALLKSEDQGKNWFLVNDKDFK; encoded by the coding sequence ATGAAGAAGGTCGTCTTCTTTCTTTTGATCGCCTTCATCGCGGTGTCGGCCTATTACAAAGACAAAGAAGGCCAGGCCGACTTTGCTTCCACCAGTCGTACATTCACTCCAATTAAACTTCCGGCATTGCCTAAAAGCGGTTTGAACAACTTCAACACCGCCGCAGAAGCTTATAACTTTCAGGAATCCCAGCACGAAAGAAACGTCTTTCACTGGACACCGGGCTTCCCCGTTTATATTCCCACTTTTGACAGCCAGAACCGCCCTTACCTGCGCCAGCATGAGCGCAGTCAGACCACAGCCCTTACCAGCGGCTTTGTTCGCTATGACGGTGGTGGCTGGACCGAGTTGTCTTTGGGGTCTGACTTTCTAAAAGATCTCTTTCCAAAATCAAATATCGAAGAACTGACCCGCGCCAATCGCCAGGACCTTTTGTGGGATCCAAAGATGGCGGTATTTGACCGGGACGACATCATGTACACGCCTTTGCGAATCAAAGACGGCTTGGACAAAAGCTATGTCGTGGCCTATTCCAAAGATTATGGTCGCAGTTGGAAAGCTTTGAATCTGCTGACTGAAACCGCTTTGCCTGAATGGTATGACCTGGAAAGACCCACTTCGGTGGACGCCCTGCCCGGTCCTCCGGCATTCTTGTACTATCAAGCCACGGGCAAAGCCCCGGGTTACGAACGCGGCTTTGAATACTGGCAAGGCACCGTCGGCAAATTGACTTTCCAGATGACTCATTTCGAAAAAGACGAACTGGTCAGGGATCTGCCCGTGGTGCTTTCTGAAAATGCCCAGCCCATAGGTTATCGCAGCGGCAGCGGCGTTAAAATCCTGCGTTCCAAGGACAAGTATTTCATCACTTGGCTGGAAGCGACGCTGGATCATAAAATGGAAAAGAACGAGCGTGGCCGTGTGACAAACTCCAAGCCTGACAAGGCTGGCAATCCCTATTCTGCCATCTGGATTGCGGAAGTGGACGTGAAAACCCGCAACTTCAAAAAAACCGAGATTCTGAAAACCTGGCCACTGAACGACAGTCACAATCAGCCGGCCATCGTGCGCAGTCAGGATGGGACTTTGCATGTGATTGGCGGTGCCCATGGGGCCCACTTCACTTACACCCGCAGTTTGAAGCCGGACTCGATCGACAGCTGGAGTCCGGCAGAATTTGTGAACACCACGGACAGCGGCTATTCAGCAAACTTCAACATCCCAGGCGTTCAAGGTGGCAGTCAGACTTATGCCTCTTTGGTGATCGATTCCCAGAACCGTCTGCATCTGGCTTACCGCCTGTGGGCCCATGACAAGTCTGTATTTGATTTTGAATACTTCGGTGCCCTGGCGTATCAGAGCGCAGAACCTGACAGCAGCGAAAAAAAATGGAAGTGGTCTGAACCCAAGATTCTGGTGTATCCGAATGCTCAGGAATACACGCACTATTACCAAGTGCTGACCATCGACCGCAAAGGCAGCCTGTATCTGGAATACAGTCAGATGCGGCCCTATGCGCCTTATTACTTTAAATCCCCCAGTGGCGAGGCCATCAACACCTCCCCGATGCTGAACTCAGCCTTGTTGAAATCAGAAGATCAGGGCAAAAACTGGTTCCTGGTCAATGACAAGGACTTCAAATAA
- a CDS encoding S1 family peptidase — translation MLKKISLMMVSAAMLAACADQNAAQIQTQGQDVIGGDKVSANDIIARSTVGLYDEKAGALCSGTLIAPQLVLTAAHCVDPNSDKLIVFFGQEMKGLDPAKVRKTVKALQHKDYNPERVEDTADVALVRFEGAAPAGYAPAPLYTDFNQLQKGSNVVVAGFGLNWAWGVKKGAGTLRTTELKVKRSLYGTTEIMLDQSIRKGICSGDSGGPAYVQKDGRLYLMGVASRGDSLPIPLTPDCFMMSIFTRVDSYTPWIAETSDLLMAIK, via the coding sequence ATGCTCAAAAAGATTTCTTTGATGATGGTTTCTGCTGCGATGTTGGCTGCTTGTGCGGATCAAAATGCTGCGCAAATTCAAACGCAAGGTCAGGATGTTATTGGTGGTGATAAGGTTTCTGCCAACGATATCATTGCTCGCTCTACAGTGGGTCTTTACGATGAAAAAGCCGGTGCTTTGTGCTCTGGGACTTTGATTGCCCCACAATTGGTTCTGACGGCTGCTCACTGCGTGGATCCGAACTCTGACAAGCTGATTGTCTTCTTCGGTCAGGAAATGAAGGGTCTTGATCCTGCGAAGGTTCGTAAGACGGTGAAAGCTCTTCAGCACAAAGACTACAATCCTGAGCGCGTGGAAGACACCGCTGACGTGGCTTTGGTAAGATTTGAAGGTGCAGCTCCGGCAGGTTATGCCCCAGCTCCATTGTATACTGACTTCAACCAGTTGCAAAAAGGCTCTAACGTTGTGGTGGCGGGCTTTGGTTTGAACTGGGCTTGGGGTGTTAAAAAAGGTGCAGGCACTTTGCGCACGACTGAGCTGAAAGTAAAACGTTCCTTGTATGGGACGACTGAAATCATGCTGGATCAGTCCATTCGTAAAGGTATCTGCAGTGGTGATTCCGGTGGCCCGGCTTATGTTCAGAAAGACGGACGTCTTTATCTGATGGGTGTTGCCAGCCGTGGTGACTCTTTGCCGATTCCTTTGACTCCAGACTGCTTCATGATGTCGATCTTCACTCGTGTGGATTCCTACACTCCATGGATCGCAGAAACATCTGACCTGTTGATGGCGATCAAATAA
- a CDS encoding DUF2785 domain-containing protein, with protein MVRRFHTSKVLIPLLLTLQSLNAHAVTDANPQIANKHLMPNAVRVQITPRGMKYFDNRLSDILGNVGVKLDEGYFPAMSYTAEKPINMDEFMDANPEMVKMYQQVRGLLTRWLVGFSMNDHQPTIEIGESGYVAKFSRFGLVTDEILMEALGKRDGAILAIELEVKKLTISTKSVVAWDTQNEFLGKAGFEDVTLQAADEEMPLKIRLPFYLRMNNMGGLEFEALEISNNFDSIPLGLKYGRLIVPQFAVEVNGKKFYVNNEELERLFQSQAPMILEKVRGSIGDFARTQLPAMLNQKAKEFLGGSLEQVQDMAAPGQEPTDTRPAFKWGLQLQSLNLKKSLNVDLTTYVEDPINSQSAPVKSHASRGAPSFTAVTQENYDIGLSVDRALINRVLQLAFERKNFEQIKQSDGSVLKLVATPLIDYVKTPAGVAVKPTETFVKLRVSVEIQPGSMFLKKTIVVDFDIIAKLRQLSDKTGMQLLMYSIDTDSMYLDDKYISTAGKLFKGKVREGVKDELKKRSANWAKTEESLPGGLPLPPQILGIKLDINRVMMDPNGHLIMYLDYAKTGAN; from the coding sequence ATGGTACGTCGGTTTCATACATCCAAGGTGCTGATCCCACTTCTGCTGACTTTGCAGAGTTTGAATGCCCATGCTGTCACGGACGCCAATCCGCAGATTGCAAACAAGCATCTGATGCCCAATGCCGTGCGCGTGCAAATCACTCCGCGCGGGATGAAATATTTCGACAACCGTCTGAGCGACATCCTTGGAAACGTGGGTGTGAAGCTGGATGAGGGTTACTTCCCTGCCATGAGCTACACCGCTGAAAAACCCATCAATATGGACGAGTTCATGGATGCAAATCCAGAGATGGTCAAAATGTACCAGCAGGTGCGCGGTCTTTTGACTCGCTGGCTGGTGGGCTTCTCTATGAATGATCACCAACCGACTATTGAGATCGGTGAATCCGGTTACGTTGCAAAATTCTCGCGCTTTGGTCTGGTCACCGACGAAATTCTGATGGAGGCTCTGGGGAAACGTGATGGCGCCATTTTGGCGATTGAACTTGAAGTCAAAAAACTGACGATCTCCACCAAATCCGTGGTGGCGTGGGATACACAAAACGAATTCCTGGGTAAAGCCGGTTTTGAAGACGTGACGTTGCAGGCGGCTGACGAGGAAATGCCTCTGAAAATCCGTCTGCCATTCTATCTGCGCATGAACAACATGGGCGGACTTGAATTTGAAGCGCTTGAAATTTCCAATAACTTCGACTCCATCCCACTGGGCTTGAAATACGGTCGCCTGATCGTTCCTCAGTTTGCAGTGGAAGTGAATGGCAAGAAATTCTATGTAAACAACGAGGAACTGGAAAGACTGTTCCAGTCCCAGGCTCCGATGATTCTTGAAAAAGTTCGCGGCAGCATCGGGGACTTTGCGCGCACGCAACTGCCGGCCATGCTGAATCAGAAAGCCAAGGAATTCCTGGGTGGATCTTTGGAACAGGTTCAGGACATGGCAGCTCCGGGTCAGGAACCCACTGACACCCGTCCCGCTTTCAAGTGGGGCTTGCAGCTGCAAAGCCTGAATCTTAAGAAATCCTTGAATGTTGATCTGACCACTTATGTGGAAGACCCGATCAACTCGCAGAGTGCTCCGGTGAAGTCGCACGCTTCCCGTGGGGCTCCCTCCTTCACCGCGGTGACTCAGGAAAACTATGACATCGGGTTGAGCGTGGACCGCGCCCTGATCAACCGCGTGTTGCAATTGGCTTTCGAGCGCAAAAATTTCGAACAGATCAAACAAAGTGATGGTTCCGTTTTGAAACTGGTCGCGACTCCTTTGATCGACTATGTAAAAACTCCAGCAGGTGTGGCGGTTAAGCCTACGGAAACCTTCGTTAAACTGAGAGTTTCAGTCGAAATTCAGCCCGGCAGCATGTTCTTGAAAAAGACCATCGTGGTGGACTTCGATATCATTGCAAAATTGCGCCAATTGAGTGATAAGACCGGCATGCAGTTGCTGATGTATTCCATCGACACTGACAGCATGTACCTGGATGACAAGTACATCTCGACAGCCGGCAAGCTGTTCAAAGGCAAAGTCCGTGAAGGTGTAAAGGACGAGCTGAAAAAACGCAGTGCCAACTGGGCCAAAACGGAAGAATCCCTTCCGGGTGGGCTGCCACTGCCACCGCAGATTTTGGGAATTAAACTGGATATCAATCGCGTGATGATGGATCCAAATGGTCACCTGATCATGTATCTGGATTACGCGAAAACAGGAGCAAACTAA
- a CDS encoding flavin monoamine oxidase family protein has translation MAKSSFTRREFLKISALGSSALAWGGCASAERFFMGDARDLRSEVVILGAGAAGLAAAFELKKKKIPFRIFEASSRVGGRVQSVPVFGETGPVGELGAEFFDNSHVQLLSLAKELNLPVREIKTPTDVEAHLFSFDGKQYRVKDLLPRMKTLQAPLRRVRLDLYRDQDVVLSYKNSFQYERAAYYDTLSLKDLLESWSSEVDPVLRQLIETQAVSRFGVDAADQSSLHFLSTVDAEGSSLLGARTTYRMEGGLSNLMQTLASRVAGVIPDYSVKMNMALVEMSFENETFELTFQGAQGKETFRTRSVICTIPFSKLREVKGFMDLEISNLKKEAVRTQEYATHSKGLIPFANPFWSTRSGSTPANLGNFTGDFLTEKIWDSGRSQAGTQGLLTWQRAGSSGLKAGASATEDTLKDLGLFYGEVPAKLHGRDQMVNWKQRKWSLGSMAVFKPGQYMKFRGAAADPELNGQLLFAGEHTSLRFAGTLQGAIETGQKAAASVSLG, from the coding sequence ATGGCAAAAAGTTCTTTTACTCGTCGCGAGTTTTTAAAAATCTCGGCCCTGGGGTCTTCGGCTTTGGCATGGGGCGGCTGCGCCAGTGCCGAGCGATTCTTCATGGGTGATGCCCGCGATCTGCGCAGTGAAGTTGTCATTCTGGGGGCTGGCGCTGCCGGCCTGGCGGCGGCTTTTGAGCTGAAAAAGAAGAAAATCCCTTTCCGTATCTTTGAGGCATCCTCACGTGTGGGCGGCCGCGTGCAAAGCGTTCCCGTGTTCGGTGAAACCGGCCCCGTGGGCGAGCTGGGGGCCGAGTTTTTTGACAACTCCCACGTGCAGCTGCTGAGCCTTGCCAAAGAGCTGAATCTGCCGGTGCGCGAGATCAAAACCCCGACGGATGTGGAAGCACACCTGTTTTCCTTTGATGGTAAACAGTACCGCGTGAAAGACCTGCTGCCGCGAATGAAGACCCTGCAAGCGCCATTGCGCCGTGTGCGTCTGGATCTGTATCGTGATCAGGATGTGGTGCTAAGTTACAAAAATTCATTCCAGTACGAGCGCGCTGCTTACTATGACACCTTGTCGTTGAAGGATCTTTTGGAATCCTGGTCTTCGGAAGTGGACCCGGTGCTGCGTCAGTTGATCGAAACCCAGGCGGTTAGCCGTTTTGGTGTGGATGCCGCCGATCAGTCGTCTTTGCATTTCCTTTCCACTGTCGACGCCGAAGGCAGCTCGCTGCTGGGTGCGCGCACCACATACCGCATGGAAGGCGGGCTGTCGAATCTGATGCAGACGCTGGCTTCGCGAGTGGCCGGGGTCATCCCGGATTATTCGGTGAAGATGAACATGGCGCTGGTGGAAATGTCGTTTGAAAATGAAACCTTCGAACTGACTTTCCAGGGGGCGCAAGGCAAAGAAACCTTCCGCACGCGCAGCGTGATCTGCACAATTCCGTTCTCGAAGTTGCGTGAAGTGAAGGGCTTTATGGATCTGGAAATTTCCAATCTTAAAAAAGAAGCCGTGCGCACTCAGGAATACGCGACTCACTCGAAAGGTCTGATTCCGTTTGCGAACCCATTCTGGAGCACGCGCAGCGGTTCCACCCCGGCGAACCTGGGGAATTTCACGGGTGATTTCCTGACGGAAAAAATCTGGGATTCCGGGCGTTCACAAGCCGGCACGCAAGGCTTGCTGACGTGGCAGCGCGCAGGCAGTTCCGGTTTGAAGGCCGGGGCCTCCGCCACTGAAGACACCTTGAAAGATCTGGGCTTGTTCTATGGCGAAGTGCCGGCGAAACTTCACGGCCGGGACCAGATGGTGAACTGGAAGCAGCGCAAGTGGTCTTTGGGATCCATGGCGGTGTTTAAGCCTGGTCAGTATATGAAGTTCCGCGGAGCCGCCGCCGATCCGGAGTTGAACGGGCAGTTGCTGTTCGCCGGCGAACACACCAGCCTGCGTTTTGCCGGAACCCTGCAGGGGGCGATTGAAACCGGGCAGAAAGCTGCGGCCTCTGTGTCCTTGGGATAA
- a CDS encoding 2OG-Fe(II) oxygenase yields MKQNQINLTNLDRMFDVLEDHHWSVATEVFSEDFCRALAQECQNLHAAGALNKASIGHSNTKTVNTGIRGDFTLWLEQDTGSDLQKQFLAELEILRQKLNKNFYLGLQRFESHFALYPPGGGYDKHIDNHRGSGARRITFILYLNAHWQKGDGGELSLYSPEDENLLLAQVQPRLGTFVLFRSDLFPHQVEKSHSPRLSLTGWFRNDAS; encoded by the coding sequence TTGAAGCAGAATCAAATCAATCTCACAAATCTCGATAGAATGTTTGATGTCCTCGAGGACCATCACTGGTCCGTTGCAACTGAGGTTTTCTCAGAGGATTTCTGTCGGGCACTCGCCCAAGAGTGTCAAAATCTTCATGCTGCCGGGGCCCTGAACAAAGCCTCTATCGGACATTCAAACACGAAGACCGTGAATACCGGGATTCGGGGTGATTTCACTCTGTGGCTGGAGCAGGACACGGGCTCGGATTTGCAAAAGCAGTTCCTTGCCGAGCTTGAAATTCTGCGCCAGAAACTGAATAAGAATTTTTATTTGGGTCTCCAAAGATTTGAATCTCACTTTGCTCTGTATCCTCCCGGCGGAGGATATGATAAGCATATCGACAACCACCGCGGTTCCGGCGCAAGACGGATCACTTTCATCCTCTACCTCAATGCCCACTGGCAAAAAGGCGACGGAGGAGAACTGAGTTTGTACAGCCCCGAAGATGAAAACCTTCTGCTGGCGCAAGTGCAGCCCCGCCTTGGAACATTTGTCCTTTTCCGCAGCGATCTCTTTCCCCATCAGGTGGAAAAGAGTCATTCACCCCGGCTCAGTCTGACTGGCTGGTTTAGGAACGACGCATCATGA
- a CDS encoding ABC transporter ATP-binding protein: MKSLFAEVVFTRIHARLTVLLCSLVAAVLGLMGPFFQKEFIDQLTGVESKLHFIQFDHTLSYIIGAFFCVLLAQAFSQLTNFLSVREALHMQKVFAKRLYNKTLHLRVDTMSGRPVGEIVSLYATDVQGATVFLDQTLPAGASTIFPLILAPFAISLLFDIPLWPTVLVMLGISCLNTFMAFRQSKFFFNFKQLAAERIGLVNEWIQNIRTIRILSWTHHFESNIFAKREIETSNRVSMVTNGQMMNSISTSITFFLNVVALATLVFYSKHTLTSGELLALLWIVAVFLTRPFRQMPWFFTFAFDSWTSLRRLEEFFSTQNNETAENSLERRQAELVDKYALQVRGLNLTVAQRKILRNVDLDIAHGEFVAVVGEVGAGKSMLLLSLLKETGAHFDFYHLGGKNALNVPVDEVRAHFAYVPQEGFIMNATLRENVAFLYDIEAERDPMVEESLRLAQFDLDTERVEKGLNTEIGERGVNLSGGQKQRVGLARVHYHEAPIMLLDDCLSAVDVDTEHKLFEQLLLGAWADRTRLLVTHRLSALHRVDRILFMEDGQIIDSGTYEELLSRNEKFREYTTSVAKEATEKESAKKAEVSHV; encoded by the coding sequence ATGAAGTCATTGTTTGCAGAAGTTGTTTTCACTCGTATCCACGCCCGCCTCACCGTTCTGTTATGTTCTTTGGTAGCGGCGGTTCTGGGCTTGATGGGTCCTTTCTTTCAGAAGGAATTCATCGACCAATTGACCGGAGTCGAAAGCAAGCTGCACTTCATCCAGTTTGATCACACCCTGTCTTACATCATTGGCGCCTTCTTCTGTGTTTTGCTGGCCCAGGCTTTCTCGCAACTGACAAACTTTCTGAGCGTTCGCGAAGCCCTGCACATGCAAAAGGTCTTTGCCAAACGTCTTTACAATAAAACCTTGCATCTGCGTGTCGACACCATGAGCGGCCGCCCGGTGGGGGAAATTGTTTCCCTGTACGCCACCGACGTTCAAGGGGCCACCGTGTTTTTGGATCAGACGCTGCCGGCCGGCGCTTCCACGATCTTCCCCCTGATTCTGGCACCCTTTGCAATTTCGCTGCTGTTTGATATTCCGCTGTGGCCGACCGTGCTGGTGATGCTGGGAATTTCCTGTTTGAACACTTTCATGGCGTTTCGTCAGTCGAAGTTCTTTTTCAATTTCAAGCAACTGGCAGCAGAACGCATTGGTCTGGTGAATGAGTGGATTCAGAACATTCGCACCATCCGCATCTTAAGCTGGACCCATCACTTTGAAAGCAACATCTTCGCCAAACGTGAAATCGAAACCAGCAACCGTGTTTCCATGGTCACCAACGGTCAGATGATGAACTCGATTTCCACTTCCATCACGTTCTTCCTGAATGTGGTGGCATTGGCAACTTTGGTGTTTTACTCCAAACACACCCTGACCAGCGGTGAACTTTTGGCGTTGCTTTGGATTGTGGCGGTGTTCCTGACCCGTCCCTTCCGTCAGATGCCGTGGTTCTTTACTTTTGCCTTTGATTCCTGGACATCGCTGCGCCGTCTGGAAGAATTCTTCTCGACCCAAAACAATGAAACCGCGGAAAACTCCCTGGAACGTCGTCAAGCCGAACTGGTTGACAAATATGCCCTGCAGGTGCGCGGCTTAAATCTAACGGTAGCACAAAGAAAAATTCTTAGAAATGTGGATCTGGATATTGCCCACGGGGAATTTGTCGCCGTGGTCGGCGAAGTGGGCGCCGGTAAATCCATGCTGCTTTTATCATTGCTGAAAGAAACTGGAGCCCACTTTGACTTCTATCACCTGGGTGGCAAAAACGCCCTGAATGTTCCAGTTGATGAAGTTCGTGCGCACTTTGCCTATGTCCCGCAGGAAGGCTTTATCATGAACGCCACCTTGCGCGAAAACGTGGCCTTCTTATACGACATTGAAGCGGAGCGGGACCCGATGGTGGAAGAATCCTTGCGTCTGGCGCAGTTTGATCTGGACACCGAGCGTGTGGAAAAAGGCCTTAACACCGAGATCGGTGAGCGCGGCGTGAATCTTTCCGGCGGCCAAAAACAGCGTGTGGGACTGGCGCGTGTGCACTATCACGAAGCGCCGATCATGCTGCTGGATGACTGCCTCAGTGCCGTGGATGTCGACACTGAACATAAATTATTTGAACAACTTCTGCTGGGTGCCTGGGCGGACCGCACCCGTCTATTGGTGACTCACCGTCTCAGCGCGCTTCATCGAGTGGACCGTATTTTGTTCATGGAAGACGGTCAGATAATTGATTCGGGCACTTATGAAGAACTGCTGTCGCGCAACGAAAAATTCCGCGAATACACGACCAGCGTTGCCAAAGAAGCCACTGAAAAAGAATCCGCAAAGAAGGCGGAGGTGTCTCATGTCTAG
- a CDS encoding ABC transporter ATP-binding protein, protein MSSAPIKAKYLSDGDTKKDGGYNKTIFETLKFAYSPFFTRIILCLILGITGRGLLLANTNVIGYWVDTIVGKENILSGLSSAQLITLLAVMAVTGFVLTMTFRVSFSRLSAQAISSFYDEVTLRTSRLPMSFFDNTPAGRIITRFSSDYGNVFRLFGGPLAEFISIIFDLTMMIILITVANPVYLIFVVFIALMNYLIYKLNQEKLRTARRELSASRSPSIAHFAETTQGASTIRSFRRQQSFSERFERLDSHFLTQKMDTTKSLLSFSLQMNSLTALLLLVTGVSAYFMVEKGWATVGSVGVAFAFIALSGNTVQMFFEWLTQFEEAMIGVERLDQYMRMNIEQGSLLPSTATFATGHPTYSPSVEKYLSTRRLTEERNASVQVQDVWFRYREDLPWVLKGVNFDVKAGERLGIVGRTGSGKSSLIQALFYLYPIDKGQIAINTHQPKLTAATNGVDLNLYRKSMAFISQEPILFQGTLRFNLDIEGTLTEEKLLSVLAQVGLREWVLAQPGGLDMRIEERGKNLSLGERQLLCMARCLLQQAPIVIMDEATSSVDPQSEEIMVRATEEFFSDRTQIIIAHRLSTLAKCDRILWLQNGEIKALGPTSEVLPRFKNTELV, encoded by the coding sequence ATGTCTAGTGCTCCAATCAAAGCCAAATACCTCAGCGATGGCGACACCAAAAAAGACGGCGGCTATAACAAGACCATTTTCGAAACCCTGAAGTTTGCCTACAGCCCGTTCTTCACCCGCATCATTCTTTGTCTGATTCTGGGGATCACAGGGCGCGGCTTGCTTTTGGCCAACACCAACGTGATCGGCTATTGGGTTGATACCATTGTCGGCAAAGAAAACATTCTGTCAGGCTTAAGCTCCGCCCAGTTGATCACCCTGCTGGCGGTGATGGCGGTGACGGGCTTCGTTCTGACCATGACCTTCCGGGTGAGCTTCTCGCGCCTGTCGGCCCAGGCGATTTCTTCATTCTATGATGAAGTGACCCTGCGCACGTCCCGCCTGCCGATGAGTTTCTTTGACAACACTCCGGCCGGAAGAATCATCACACGTTTTTCCAGTGACTATGGCAACGTCTTCCGTTTGTTTGGCGGACCTTTGGCCGAATTTATTTCCATCATTTTTGATCTGACCATGATGATCATTCTGATCACCGTGGCAAATCCGGTGTATCTGATCTTTGTGGTCTTTATCGCGTTGATGAACTATCTGATTTACAAACTGAATCAGGAAAAACTGCGCACGGCTCGTCGTGAACTGTCAGCCAGCCGTTCTCCAAGCATCGCGCATTTTGCCGAAACCACCCAAGGGGCCAGCACGATTCGCTCGTTCCGCCGTCAGCAGTCATTCAGTGAACGTTTTGAACGCCTGGACAGCCACTTCCTGACGCAAAAGATGGACACCACAAAAAGTCTGCTCAGCTTCTCGTTGCAGATGAACAGTCTGACGGCCTTACTGCTGTTGGTAACCGGCGTGTCGGCTTATTTTATGGTTGAAAAAGGCTGGGCGACGGTCGGATCTGTCGGTGTGGCCTTTGCATTTATCGCGCTTTCCGGCAACACCGTGCAGATGTTCTTTGAATGGTTGACCCAGTTTGAAGAAGCCATGATCGGCGTTGAAAGACTGGATCAGTACATGCGCATGAACATCGAACAAGGCAGCTTGCTGCCTTCAACGGCCACCTTTGCCACGGGACACCCGACTTATTCTCCGAGTGTGGAAAAGTACCTGTCCACGCGCCGTCTGACCGAAGAACGCAATGCCTCTGTCCAAGTACAAGACGTGTGGTTCCGTTATCGCGAAGACCTGCCATGGGTTCTTAAAGGCGTCAACTTTGACGTGAAGGCCGGCGAACGCCTGGGTATCGTGGGACGCACGGGTTCAGGCAAATCCAGCCTGATTCAGGCTTTGTTCTATTTGTACCCGATCGACAAAGGCCAGATTGCCATCAACACCCACCAACCGAAACTGACCGCGGCGACCAACGGCGTGGATCTGAACCTGTACCGCAAATCCATGGCCTTTATTTCCCAGGAACCGATTCTGTTCCAGGGAACATTGCGCTTTAATCTGGATATTGAAGGCACCCTGACGGAAGAAAAACTGCTTTCCGTTTTGGCACAGGTGGGCTTGCGCGAATGGGTGCTGGCTCAGCCCGGTGGCCTGGATATGCGCATTGAGGAACGCGGTAAAAACCTGTCCCTGGGGGAACGTCAGCTTCTGTGCATGGCGCGCTGCCTGCTGCAACAAGCCCCGATTGTCATTATGGACGAAGCCACCAGCTCGGTCGATCCCCAGTCTGAAGAAATCATGGTCCGCGCGACTGAAGAATTCTTCTCGGACCGCACCCAGATTATTATTGCCCACCGTCTGTCCACGCTTGCAAAGTGTGATCGAATCTTATGGTTACAGAATGGCGAGATCAAAGCTTTGGGGCCGACATCGGAAGTGCTGCCTCGCTTTAAAAATACAGAACTGGTCTAA